The Methylococcus sp. Mc7 genomic sequence GGCTTGGGCACGGGCTTCGGTACCAATCATGCGTCATAGGCAAAGTGAAGGAGACTCATGATGCGCATTCTGGAAGATTTCGTGTTCGAGCACTTGGCGCCCCATGGCATCCGCCATATTGCGCCGGTCAGCTTGGCAATGGCTTCCGGACAGGTCGCCGAGGTGTACCGCGAGATGGGGCGCGACTTCATGCTCGCTCCTCCATTAACGGTCCACTCGCCGATCCCGGAACTGCTCGCCGGCGTCTGGGCGGCCGCACGTGAATCGCTGATCTGTAGACCCGCCGGCCGCGTCGCGCGTGAAGCGATCGCCGCATCTGTGTCGCGCATCAACGACTGTCCATATTGCGTGGACGTACACAGCATGATGCTTGACGGCGCCGGCGAGCACGGCTTGGCCGCCGCGGCGGCGAACCACGGTGTTTACGGCGACGTCGATGCAGGCATCGCGAGGATCATGGCGTGGGCTGCCGCCACGCGAACGCCGGATTCGCCGCTGCTGGCCACTCCTCCTTTTTGGGCCGAGGATATTCCGCAGATGTTTGGAACGGCGGTGATGTTCCATTACATCAACCGCATCACCAACGTCTTCCTGGACAAGTCCCCGTTACCGTTTCCGTCAGGCCGCTCGACAAAGCGCATCGCCGGTTCGCTGCTGGCGTCGCGGATCGTCAAGGTTTCAGCTTCGCCAGACCAAGCACGGCGATTACCCGACACCGCCCAATTGCCTGCGGACTTTGGCTGGACGGCTTCCAATCGGGTGGTGGCCGGAGCCTTTGCGCAAATGGCCGCCGCCGTCGAATCGGCCGGCCAAGCCGCCGTGCCGCTATCTGTTCGCAAGCAGTTGCACGAGCGACTCAGAGAATGGCGCGGCGCCGACCCTGGGCTCAGCCGCGCATGGGTCGAAGCCGCCGTGGAGGATATAGATCCAAGCGAGCGGGCCGCAGCGCGACTCGTCTTGCTAACGGCGTTCGCGTCGTACCAAGTGGACGATGGCGTGATCGAGGCATTCCGCGCGACCGGTGACGGAGACGCGAGACTAGTCGCCACTGTCGCCTGGGCGAGCTTCTGCGCCGCCCGCAAGGTGGCCCCATGCCCATTCCAACCCGCAATGCCAATCCATCGTGAGGAGAACATCGTGGTCAAACCCAAAATCCTGATCACCGGCGCGACCGGCAAGACCGGCGCCGCAACCGTCAAACAGCTCCTGGAACGCGGCTATCCGGTGCGTGCCCTGGTGCGTCGCGCCGACGAGCGCAGCAGCGCGCTGAAGAGACTGGGGGCCGAAATCCAGATCGGCAGCCTGCACGACATCGACGATGTACGCCTCGCACTAGAAGGCGTGCAACGGGCCTATTTCTGCGCCCCGCTGCTACGCGACGGATTGAGTGCCAGCGCCGTCTTTGCGGCCGCGGCGGATGAGTGCCACCTCGAAATCGTGGTGGCCTTGAGCCAGTGGCTCGCCGATCCGCGCCACCCATCGATCCATACGCGCGAGACCTGGTTGGCTGACAAAATGCTCTCCTGGATGCCCAATGTTGACCTCGTCACGGTCAACCCCGGCTGGTTTGCCGACAACTATATGGCCGCGCTGGAACCGATCGCGCAATTCGGGATGATGCCGATGCCGTTGGGGGAGGGCTTAAACGCACCGCCATCGAACGAGGACATCGCGCGGGTCATCGTCGGTGCCCTGACCAAGCCGGCCGCGCATGTCGGAAAGACATATCGCCCGACCGGCCCGGCGCTGCTGTCGCCGCCGGACATCGCGGCGACCTTTGCCAAGGTGCTCGGCAGGCCCGTCAAGTACATCGACGCGCCAGTCGGCATGTTCACCAAGGTCGCGCGGGTGCTTGGCTTTCCGGATTTCACGACCGCCCAGGTGCTTTGGTATTTCGAGGATTACAAACGGAACGCCTTTGCCATGGGAGCACCAACGCAGGCGGTGCAGGAAGTCACCGGCCAAGAGCCGGAAGGATTCGAGGCCATCGTTCGCCGCTATGTCAGACAATCCCCCTTGGTCGAGAGGCGCCCGGCATCCCTGGCTCGTGCGATGGTTACGATGATGAAGATCGTTTTCACGCCGGCGCTCAACGCGGATCACTACGCGCGCACCCATGACTTCCCGGTCCTTGCCAGGAATTCCCTGGCGGTGGCGTCAAGCCGGTGGTTAACCACGCACGCTCCCGATACCGGGGCATTGCCGAGATGCTGAACGTTCAGCCCCTCGCCCAGCCGATGATGAAGGATTGCCGATGAAACCCCTGTTCCTGGCCTTTGTCGCTGCCGTCGTCGTGATGCTCGCGGCAGCCATCGTTCGATACGTCCCGCGCAACTATCAAGCGCACTCGCTCATTGGATTGCTCGTATGGGTCACCTATGGCGGTTTGCTCGGGTACGGCGGGGTGATCGGCAATACCGCCTTGCGGCCGCCCGGATTGTTCTATTTGCTGATGCCGATCGTGCTGTTCGTCATGTTCATGGCCCGATCGCGTGCCGGTGCGGCCATCGCATTGAGTTTTCCTGCCTGGTTGCTGATGGGGGCCGAGTCGCTGCGCCTCGTGGTCGAGGTCTTCCTGCACCAGCTGTGGATCGATGGCCAGATCCCGAAAATGATGACTTTCCATGGGGCCAACTTCGACATCGTAATCGGCCTATCCGCGCCCGTGGTCGCCTGGCTGTTCGCGTCGCGGAGAATTTCAAATCGCACTGCGCTGGCGTGGAATGTTCTAGGAATTGCGATGCTGGCGAACGTCGTTTCCCGAGGCGTGCTTACTACGCCCGGCCCGCTGCAGCTGATTTCGACCGAAGTTCCCAACGCGGCGATCGGCACATTTCCGTTTACATTCATTCCGGGGCTCATGGTGCCGCTGGCACTTGTGCTGCACGTGCTTTCGATTCGGGCACTACGGAATCGATCCGCCACAGCCGTACCCGCCCGCTGACGACTGCCGTTCGTCCTGCGGGCCGGGGAACACGAGTTGAGTTTCCTTACCACCCTTGCCCGGATCGGATCGCCCCGGGAGGTCACGTTGGACGAGCTCTGTATCGAGCTGTTCTACCCGACCGATGAGGCGACCAGACAGTGGCTGAACGAACAAGGAAAAATGGAATGGAACTGCACATGAAAGCCACTTTGCCGCTGCGTGCGGCGTTGACGGCAAACGCCGTCTTTTCGCTGTCATCCGCGCTGCTGATGCTGCTCGTCCCCGAGGTGGTAGGCCGGTGGCTGGGGATTCAGGCGCCCGGCATCTTTCAGCTCCTCGCCGTCGGACTGGTCGTCTTCGCGGCGGAGTTAATCTATCAGGCCACCCGTCGCCGGATCGCTACCTGGCGGGCGCTCCTGGCCAGCGCCACCGATTTCACCTGGGTCGTCGCCTCGATCGTCCTCTTGAGTGTCTTTCCCCGGCTCTTTTCGCCTTCGGGCGATCTTCTGGTGCTCGCCGTGGCCGGGGCGGTATTCGTCTTCGGCGCCTGGCAGCTTTGGGCGGCCGGACACACCCACCGGACCGGCGAAGGCGGCACGTATCGCCATTGCATCGTCGTCGAGACCAACGCACCGGCCCAAGACCTATGGCAGATCGTCGGCAGCCTTGGCGACATCATGCGTTACATGCCGTCCCTGAAGCGCTCCGCCGTCCTGGACGGGAAATCGCCCGGCGTGGGGGCGGTCCGGACTTGTGAAGACCGCGCCGGCAAGCGATGGTCGGAGGAATGCACCGCTTACGATCCCGGCCGCAGCTTCGACGTGCGCTTTCGGACCGAGGCGCCGGACTTTCCGTTTCCGGCCAGCGTCATGCGCGGCGGCTGGAAGATCATGCCGTCGGCCGCAGGCTCCCAGGTCATGGTGTGGTGGGAATTGACGCCGAAGCCCCGCCTGCTCGCACCGCTGATTCTTCCTTTGCTTGCGCTCAATGCCGACCGCGAGTTTCCGAGGATCATTCAGCGCATGGCCGCCACTGCCGTCGGAAATGCCGGCGGCGCGCAACCGCCGTCGAATGCCAGGGTGGCGGCCCGCCTTGTGCCGACCGTTTGCTAAATCAAATTCGCCAACGCTGAACAGACAAAACACAAGGTTGCTCATATGGACAAGCACGAAGTAATTGATGCCATCGAACTGGCTGACCAAGCCATCAACCGGCGCGACATGGCCGCGCTCATGGATTTCTATGAGGAAGACGCGACGCTCGTCATCGAGCCGGGGCGGTGCGCATATGGCAAGGAGCAAATCGCCCAGGCATTCGGCGCAATATTTGAATACTTCAACCAGAGCCTGTCCGTTAGCCAGCGCGATTTTCATGTCATCGAGGGCGGCGGGGTCGCCTTGGTGGTGTGCAAGCTCAGCCTGTCGGCGCAAGGGATGGACACGTCCAGGGTTTCGATGGAAAGAAAGCCGACCTACATCTTCAGGAAATCCATGGACGGGAAGTGGCGATGCTTGATCGACAACTCGTATGGTGTCGATCTGTGAACAAAGCACCACGGCGTCAGCTTCAAGAGTTATTCGCTGCAGGTTGCTGGCGACCATCCTACTGACAGGATCTGACTGAGCCCCTCCTTACACTTTCGTCGGTGCATGTCGCACTGATAACGTGAAGAAAGGAGTTCCACATGACCAAGACTGTCGAAGCTGTCGCTCGCTTGGCATTGTACCCTTTGTGCTGCAGGTACTCGTCCACCATGTGTTCGAGGATGTCCTCTTTCATGCTTGTCCGCCCTCGCGATCGATCCGTTGGCTGGCGAATCCCTCGAACTCAGGCCGGAGGCGGCACTGCAAAAAGGCCTCGATCAGGTTGATGACGTGGATACCGAGCGACGCATCGAGGATGAAGTTCACCCGATCGGTGTGCTCCCTGATCCAGCCGGGGACGTTCGTTTCGTTCAGGCCGGCGACGCCGATGCGCTCGCCGTGTTTGATCAAGGTGGCCGCCAGAGTGCTCTTCGCGCTGCCGGCGTTGTAGTGTTGAGCCGTGTAGCGAGCAGCGCTGTTGGGGCCGACCTTCCCGACCTTCAGCACATGAGGCCCAAACGAGAAGACGTACACCGCCATGGTGCCGGGCGGTAATCCCTTGGGCGGCACGTGCGGCGCAGGGCACCGCTCGATCGCGATGGCATTAAGCGCCAACGAGACGCCAGCCATGCTGGCGACACGGCGAAAATCCTCCAAGAGCAGATCGGGATTCCAGGTCATCGGCTGGATTCCTCGCTGCTCGACGTCCACCCATTCCCGGCAAGCCATGTTTGCGGAAATGCAGCACCTTGCTGGAGCGCGTCCAGCGGGAGTGACAGGAAGGCACGCAGACCGGCAACGACCTCGGAAAGCTGAAGCTCGACCAAGGCGTTCTTCCTCAGGAATGCCTGCCACTGGGTCTGCTTCTGTCGGTCCTCAGCAAACTCGTCGCTCAAGCCGAAAGGGACGCCTTCCGGCAACGGCGTCCTGCGGCGCTCGAAGGTGGCGTGGATCGCCTTGCACAGGAGCGCGCCGTCGAAGTCGGTGTAGCGCGACAAGATCCAGAGATCGAAGTAATCCTTCATGCGGCTGTTGGCGATGCCGAGCGACACCAGTGCCTCCAGCTTCTCGGCGACAACCGTGTAGCGGGGGTAGGCGCGCAGCCTTGGGGCTGGCATGTCCGGCAGCATCACCGGGTAGTCGACGGCCTCGGGGCCGGGCGTCACGGCGTCGCCGAAACCCACGTCGACCTGCACGTGGCATCGTGCACCGTCCAACAGTCCGATCAGCGTGACCCGGACACCGGAGTAGTTGGCTTCCTTGCGGATCTCCTCCGCGTGTACCGAGTCGGCTTGAAAGCGTATGCCGTCGTCCAGTTCCACCGCACAGATATCCCGGAACGCCGCCTCGACTTGCGGGATCTCGGCCGAGCCGAAGCCCAGCAGGTCAGCGCCGCGTGTCGGACGATGCGGGATGTCGAACCACAGATCGAACAGCAAGGCGCCCTTGAGCAGGAAGTGATCCGCATGAGCGGAAACACTCAGGCGATACAGGAGCCGCTCCAGGGCGTAGCGGGTGAGGACGAGGTTGAAGTCCAGCTTGTCGGTGCGGGCCTTGGCGAGCAGTCGTGCACGGACCGAGGCGGCGGTGTTCCGGCTGCTCACGTCAGGCTCTCCAAGTAGGGGCGCATGACGTTGGCCACCCGGCACAGCTTGGCAAACTGCCACAGTTCGTCCATGCCGACGCGCTTTCCTTTCCAGGCATCACGCAGCGCCTCCAGCGCGACATCCAGACCGATCTTGTTGCGATACTTGAAGCAGTCGGCCACTGTCTTTGCCACCCCGGTAATGCGCACTGGAACACCATCGATCATGTGCGCTTCGATGCCTTCAGTCAGCGCGGGACCGGAAAACCGGACGATCCTCAGCGGCGGGTAGTCCATCCGCGGCGCGCGGGCCTTGTTGGGTATGGCGAGCCAGACCTCGAAGGGCGACTGGGTGGTGAGATTGTGGAAACGCAGCGCCGAGAGCAGGCACACGATCCCTTGAGGGTGTTTGCGCGCAACCTCGGCGAACGATGCATGCTCGGACACCGGCCGGTCGGGTAGCGCATATAGCCCACGCCCCACGCGAACCAATTGCCCACGGCGAACCAGTCGCGTCAAGGCGACTCGGGGTAGCCCCAGGGCTGTCAGATCACGCGGGCGGAGGAGCCCTTGGGCCCGGGCTAGATCTAGGATGGCATCATGCTGGCTTTCCATAGACAGATGATGTTCCTAAATGTCGGCAACGGTAAATCATTACCGACATGGAGAAACAATGAGCTCAGTACGCACAGGGCGCTGTACGCCGAAGTTGTTTCCCTCGGCCTAGCAATGCCGTCATCCAACCGCTTGAACGGTCAGCACGTAACTTGTTGATATTATGGGGAGCGGCCGACGGCCTTTGCGGACTTCGGCGCCTCAAAGGGGAGCAAGGCCGGAGAGAAAAACGGCCGGGAGAGAGTGGAAGGTGGCCTTGGGCGGGCCCTCGGGCTGATCGGCGAAGTCCGCAGGCTTCCGCACGAACCCCCGCGGACACGCCGGAACCGGCGCGATCGGGCAAGAAAAAACCCCAACCGAGAACGGTTGACCTTTATATATTGGTGGTGGGGCGGCAGCCTGCGCCAAACCTATATAACTCAGCGCCTTAGAACCGCCGCAAACTCCTGCGGAAAGGAGCGGAATCCCAGCCCTTGTTGCCAGCAATCCTAACAGTTCCTGCCAGCGTCGGCATCCGCCAAGTGCCTCAAATCGGCCGCCAGTTCGATTCCCGAATCCGGAATTGAACCCGCGTCCGGGTCGGGCGCCTGGAACCAACGATCTGCCCGACGTCCCGGGCTACTGCCTGGTCGCCCAAACGTCGTACTCGACCATCGGCTTGGACTTTGTGCGCAGGAATCTAAGCAATGGCTGCGGCAGCTGCTTCGAGCCTAATCAACATGGCGAGCGGTATAGAGTGGACAGTTTTGGCTTTTCCGAACGTCAGTAGCAGTCGTCGCACGTCGTTTCGCTCGAAGCCCCCCGCAGGTGTTAGCGGCTGCCAAGAAGCGCGGATATCTGGCGGCGTTAGTTGGCGGTGAGGAAGCGCCGATATATGGCGATGTTTTCGGTTGGAAGGCGCCCGAAAGAAAGGGCCGCAGAGCGGCCCTTTCGGTGTGGTGATGACTGCCTCAAAACGGCTCGGCGGGATCACCGGGAGGTGGTTGGTTCGCTTCATCGGGCAGCCGCTGTTGCCGATAAAGCTCCTGTAGGGAGAGCGCATAATGCTCCCAGATCCTTTCGCGGAGATCGTCCAGGACTTCGAAGACGGCTTGGGCCTGCTCGGGCGTCCAGTGGTCGGGGATGAGGAGCGGCAGGCCCCGGGTCAGTCCTGACGCTTGATGCGGGTGTTTCATAAGTTGTCCTCGGTTTTCTTGCGGCGCCGTTTGGCGCGTTGTTCGGAGCGTTCTTTGGCCTCCTTGAGGCGGTAGGACTCACCCTCGATGGCGATGACCTCGGCGTTGTGGATCAGGCGGTCGATGAGGGAGACGACGCAGGCGGCATTGGGGAAGACCTCGCCCCATTCGGCGAAGGGGCGGTTGGTGGTGATGAGGGTGCTGTGAGCCTGGTAGCGGCGGCTGACCAGCTCGAACAAGAGATCGGCGTGGCGGTTGCCGTAGGAGAGGTAGCCGACCTCGTCGATCACCAGCAGGTCCGGGGCGGCGTAGTGGCGGAGTCTGCGGCGCAGGGCGGAGTCGCTGTCGAGAGCAGCCAGTTCGCCGAGCAGTTGCCCGGCGGTGGTGAACAAGACGGTGGCGCCCAGGAGCAGGGCCTGATGGGCGAGGTTCTGCGCCCACAGGGATTTGCCCACGCCGTTGGGGCCGATCAGGATCACGTTGGCGGCCTCTTTGAGGAAGTCGAGGGTCATCAGGGCTTCCAGGGCGGCGCGGTCGCAGCGTTTGGGCCAGCTCCAGTCGAAGTCGCAGACCGGCTTGAACGAGCCGATGTGGGCGGCCTGCAGGCGCCGTTCCAGGCTGCGGCGCTGGCGTTCCTGTGCCTCCCAGCCGATCAGCGCTTCGACCCAGGGCTGCCCGGCGACCTCCGCCCAGTGAGCCACCAGGCCGTGGAGATGCAGCGCCTGGGCGCGGTGTAGCAAGGGATCATCGATCATGGCCGCCCTCCCCTTGCAAAACGTCGCTTGAGTCGCGACCGTCCACCAATTGGTCGTAACCGTCGAGGCCATGGGGTCGAACCGGGACATCCCGTTGTTGTGCGGCGGGTGACAGGGGAACGGCCAGGGGGGGTGGGAGTTGGCGGGCTTCGCGGCGCTGTTCCAGGGCCAGGCGCACGGCGTTGGGATGAGGGACGCCGCGTTCGAGGGCGATCTCGATGGCGGCCTGGAGCTCATCGGCCCCATAGCGCTCCCACAGAGCCAGCAACTCGCGGGTGAGGGCGCCGAGACGGCCGCCGCGTTCGGCCGCTTGGGTCAGCAGCAACGGGCTGGCGGGAACGGTTTTCGTCAGCCGATCGGTATCCCGATGCTGGCGGGCCTCGCGCTTTTCGGTCACGAGCCGTTCGAGATGGGCGGGCTCCTCGATCTGAGCGCCGCGGTCGTAACTGCGGGGATGGCTGGCGATGACCGCCACCCCGTCCAGTACCCGTACCCGCTCGGGATCGGCCATCACGGTCAACAGCCGCCGGACGTGGGTGTGAGGAATGGAGTAGTCGTTGAGATCGAAGCGGATGTAAGGCGTCTTGCCGGCTTTCACCTCGGTCCGCTCCTCGGTGGGAAAGGGATTGTCCGGCAAGCCGATCAGCCGGGGCTGCTCCTCGGCGAAAACCTCGCCGACCTTGCGACTGCGGTCTTCGGGCCAGCGTCTTTCGGCGGCAGAGCCCCGGCACCAGGCCGAGGCCTGCGCGTTCAGATCGGCCAGATCGGCAAAGGTCCGGGCGGCGAAGAAGTGGTCGCGAACATAACGGATGGCCCGTTCCACCCGGCCCTTCTCGTTGCCACGGGCCACCGCCACCGGCCGCGGTTCGAACCGGTAATGCCCGGCCAGGGCCAGCAAGGTGGGATGGAAGCGGATCGCCTCCCCCTGGCGCTCCAGCACGGCGCTCTTCAAATTATCGTACAGCAGGACTCTGGCCACGCCGTTGAACGCCTGGAAGGCCGCCACGTGGCCGCGCAGGAAGTTCTCCATGCGGGCGTCCAGGAAGAAGCGCAGAAAGAGGCAACGGGAGTAGGACAGCACCATCACGAAGGCCATGAGTGGCCGCCGGGCCCGGCCGAGGGTCAGATAACCGAAATGGCCCCAGTCCACTTGGGCCTGCTCCCCCGGCAGGGTCCGCAGCCGCAGGTAAGCTTCCGCCTTGGGTCTGGGCCGATGCAGGGCGATGAGATGGCGGAAATGGTCCGCCCCGCCTGGATAGCCGCGCTCGCGCACCATGGCATGGAGCCGGCTGGCGGTCAGGGTGGGAAACTTCTCCAGGGTTTCCCGGATGAAGGGCACATAGGGATCCACGGCGGAGGCCCGAGGCTGGGCCACCCGGGCGGGCAGGCCGGCTTGGGCCAGCACCCGTTGCACCGTGGTGCGATGTACCCCCAACTGGGTGGCGATGGTGCCGATTCGCCAGTGTTCGACGTGATGGTAACGGAGGATTTGAGCCTCCAGTTCTTGCGCGATGGTCATGTCGAGAATGTCTCCGGTGGTGTGAAAAGGATCGCGTGAGACCCTCGGCGGCGCCGGAAACCGAGCCGGACGAACGAGGCACAACGCCGGCCACAGCGATGGCAGTGCCAAACGGTGATGGGCGGCGGGGTGGTGAGAAGCGAAGGTCGCTTCGCGGCAGCCATCGAGGGTGACGGCAGTAAACCCTGAGGTGTCGGCGCGGGTGAACCCTGATGCGTCACGTTTTTGCGGCGCAGGCGGTAACGACGGGACCGTTCGGCATGGGCGAATCGACCGGGACGACTGCGTTGATAGCGCCGACCGGCCTCCCGCAGGGAGCGGCGACGCGCCACCTTCGAGCAACCGTCGCCACAATAGATCTGGCCCCGGTCGCAGTGGCTGCACAGCAGAACTTGGACGCGGCAGCGCCCGCAGACAAAGAAACGACCCGAAGACTCCATTGGCGTTGGTCATCACGCCGAGGAGCGTCGGTCTGGACGGGATTGTTCGGACCTTGGAAAATGACAGGGCATTCCCTCTCACGAGGGAGGGGTGGGGCGCGTCACGGAGCGAAACTTGGCGGTTGAGAGCCGTGGCGCGACCCAAGTCTCTTCGGCAGGGCGCTTTTTACCGCACACCCTCTTTCCGCGCCATCTTTCCCCCTACGTCTTCACATCCCGATCCATCCTCCGATCAGGACTGAAGCGGGCTTGGGATGCGTTCGTCGCCATCTATGCGCGGTTTTTCAGCGCCATTCACAGGTGGGCTCATCGTTGGTCTCCGGAAACGAAGAACCCGCCGGGCGGCGGGTTCGGTGGATGAAGAAAGGGAAGCGATCAGACGGCGATGCCGGGGCTCCAGCCGGTCGCTTTGTAGACGGAGAGCACGCCCTCGTCCTCGATGAAGCAGGTCCAGCCGATCTTGGGGACGTGGTACTCCCAGGCGCCCGCGACGCGCACCGCGACCTGGTCGGTGCGGCCCGCCCAGGCGCCGGTGGCGGCTGCCGGGACGATGTAGCGATCGCCGTCCACGGGTGTCGCGGGTGGAGTGGCGAGGCCGCGGTCCTTGACCGACAGGCCGACCACAGCGCCGAGGCGCTTCAGGTTGGCGTCCATGCCGCCGTTCCAGTTGTGTTCGCCCTGGGCCCAGCCGTAGGCGAGGCCGAGGTTCGGGTCATTCAAAGCCATCAGGCACCTCCGTAGTAGTCGCCGTAACGCAGGCCATAGCCGGTACGGTCGAATTCGATGACGTGTTTCTGCCAGGACACGTGGCCGTCGCGGCTCGCCTCGATCTCCACCTTGACGTGCGCGTTGACGCGCCCAAGACCGGAGTCGGCGAGCTCCTGCGCCAGCGGCCAGGTGGTACCGTTGCCGGCGATGCCGCTCACCGTGCGGCGCAGCGAGCCGTTCTCGTTGTAGAAGCGCACGGTGACGGTCTGGCCCGCCTCCGGCGTGATCGCCCCCTCGGTCTGCAGGAGGAGGTAGGCGGTCTGGGACTGGCGGTTGCGCGTGGCCCAGCTCACGTTGATCTCGCCGGCCACGACCGTCGGGTAGCGCTTGCCGTTGACCTGGGCGTTGCCGGGGCAGTAGGGACGGATGAAGCGCTTGTTGAGCGGCAAGCTCATTTCCGTGGCCGCCGCCTCGGGCAGCGTGCCGCGTGCCGTGCGGGTGAGGAGCTTCACGCGCACCGTCTCGCCGGCGACGTACTCGGGCGTGAGGTAGTGGCGGAAGCCGTCGACGAACCAGATGCGGCTGCCTGCGGGGTGGCTTGCCGGCACCGTATCCAGCATCCCGCGCTCCAGGGTGACGGTCTGGGTCGCGAGGTTGAGCGACACCACCTTGAGCCATTCGCCGTCGATCACCGCCAGGCCGGAGGCGTCCACCTCCTCAAGGCCGATGCCGGAGGTCAGCCCCACACTCACCTGCGCGGCCGACTGCGGCAGCATTGCGGTGAGGAGCGCGGTGGGCGTGAAGATGCCGAAGCCCTTCTCGGTGAAACTGCCGCTGACGCGGGCCAGCGCTTTGAAGCCGAAGGCGTCCGACGAGGGGCGCGAACCGCAGGCCGCCACCAGGCCGTCGAGATCGTCGATGTCGCCGAGCAGGCTCTGGGACTCGCCGGTGAAGTCCTTGACCACCGACCAGTACGGCACCTCGAACAGGGTCTGGTGGGGGCACGGTGCCGGCAGGCTGGTCGGCTCCGTCCAGCCCGAGGGCGGCGGCGCCGAGTAGACCGACTGCGGCAGGCCGAAGATATCCTGCACGCACTCCACTCGCACCGCCCCGTTCGCCAGCTCCCCATAGGCGATGCGCGCGACGCGCATCACCATCTGGTCGATGCCGTAGGGCGGCCAGGAGAGCTTCACCACGTCGCCGATGTTGAGGCCGGAGGCCTGGCGGTTGGCGACGAAGGTGCATTTGGCGAGGCTGCTGGAGAGTTGCTTCAACTCACGCATGGCCACCCGGTTGGCCAGCTCCGCTCGGCTGATGCCGGGGTAGTTGACCGTGGTCGCCACCACGCCGCCGTTGAGCTGCACGGCGGCGATGTCCTGCACTGTGACGCTGCCGTCCTTGTCCGTGGCGCCGTCGCGGTAGACGACGGTCACCTGGTTGGTGATCTCGCCCCAGGAGGGCCGCGTGAACTCCTCGATGCGCAGGATGTTGCCCGGATCGAAGGTCGGCAGGCTAGGAGTCTGTCGGACTTTCCGGTTCTGGTTCGAACCGGATGGGTGGGGCGGAAGTCCGCTGTTTCCGTTAACATAGCGGCCTATTCCGGATAGATCGCGACAAGGTGAGACCCGATGAGCCGCTTCATCCTCGTCAATCGCCACCAGCAGTATCTGCTACCGCCCTCGGTTGACGAATGGCTGCCAGCCAACCACCTGGCACGGTTCCTCGTCGAGGTCATCGATCAGCTGGATTTAAGTCGACTGACGAGCCGCTACTCGGGGCGCGGGTCGGCGGCGCACCATCCGTCGGTACTACTGGCCCTGCTGGTTTATGGTTATGCCACCGGGGTGTTCTCCAGCCGCAAGATTGAGCGGGCCACCTACGATTCGGTGGCCTTCCGCTTTCTGTCGGCGGAAACCCATCCCGATCATGACACCCTGGCCCACTTTCGCAAGACCTTTCTGGGGGAGCTGGAGGACCTGTTCGTTCAGGTCTTGAGCCTGGCGCAGGCGATGAAGCTGGTGAGGCTCGGGCAGATTTCCCTGGACGGGACCAAGATTAAGGCCAACGCCTCCAAGCACAAGGCCTTGTCTCATGGCCACATCGAGAAGTTGGAAGCGCAGTTGCGGGAGGAGGTGCAGGCCTTGTTGCAGAAGGCGGCGGAGGCCGACGGGGCGGAGGAGCCGGACGGCATCGACCTGCCAGAGGAGTTGGCGCGGCGGCAGGATCGGCTGAAGGCCCTGGCGGAGGCGAAGGCCAAGATCGTGGAGCGGGTCGCGGAGCGCGATGCCCGTGCCACGGACGGCCTTTGCGGACTTCGGGCGCGTCCGGGGGAGCGAGGCCGGAGAGAAAAACGGGCGGGAGAGAGGAGAATGCAGCCCTGAATGGGGACATGGGTCGGGTGCCGAAGTCCGCAGGCGTTCGCAGGAACCCCCGCGAACACGCGGGAACTGGCGCGAGCAGACAAGAAAAAGCCCCAACTGATAACAGTTGGGGCTTCAGTATTGGTGGTGGGATGGTACCCCGCATCAAACGACTATTGAAAGTACGGAATCGAAGTGCTGCGGGCTGCTGCGAACC encodes the following:
- the istA gene encoding IS21 family transposase, whose product is MTIAQELEAQILRYHHVEHWRIGTIATQLGVHRTTVQRVLAQAGLPARVAQPRASAVDPYVPFIRETLEKFPTLTASRLHAMVRERGYPGGADHFRHLIALHRPRPKAEAYLRLRTLPGEQAQVDWGHFGYLTLGRARRPLMAFVMVLSYSRCLFLRFFLDARMENFLRGHVAAFQAFNGVARVLLYDNLKSAVLERQGEAIRFHPTLLALAGHYRFEPRPVAVARGNEKGRVERAIRYVRDHFFAARTFADLADLNAQASAWCRGSAAERRWPEDRSRKVGEVFAEEQPRLIGLPDNPFPTEERTEVKAGKTPYIRFDLNDYSIPHTHVRRLLTVMADPERVRVLDGVAVIASHPRSYDRGAQIEEPAHLERLVTEKREARQHRDTDRLTKTVPASPLLLTQAAERGGRLGALTRELLALWERYGADELQAAIEIALERGVPHPNAVRLALEQRREARQLPPPLAVPLSPAAQQRDVPVRPHGLDGYDQLVDGRDSSDVLQGEGGHDR
- a CDS encoding DUF2793 domain-containing protein; protein product: MALNDPNLGLAYGWAQGEHNWNGGMDANLKRLGAVVGLSVKDRGLATPPATPVDGDRYIVPAAATGAWAGRTDQVAVRVAGAWEYHVPKIGWTCFIEDEGVLSVYKATGWSPGIAV
- a CDS encoding phage tail protein, with the translated sequence MAIDEDEAAHRVSPCRDLSGIGRYVNGNSGLPPHPSGSNQNRKVRQTPSLPTFDPGNILRIEEFTRPSWGEITNQVTVVYRDGATDKDGSVTVQDIAAVQLNGGVVATTVNYPGISRAELANRVAMRELKQLSSSLAKCTFVANRQASGLNIGDVVKLSWPPYGIDQMVMRVARIAYGELANGAVRVECVQDIFGLPQSVYSAPPPSGWTEPTSLPAPCPHQTLFEVPYWSVVKDFTGESQSLLGDIDDLDGLVAACGSRPSSDAFGFKALARVSGSFTEKGFGIFTPTALLTAMLPQSAAQVSVGLTSGIGLEEVDASGLAVIDGEWLKVVSLNLATQTVTLERGMLDTVPASHPAGSRIWFVDGFRHYLTPEYVAGETVRVKLLTRTARGTLPEAAATEMSLPLNKRFIRPYCPGNAQVNGKRYPTVVAGEINVSWATRNRQSQTAYLLLQTEGAITPEAGQTVTVRFYNENGSLRRTVSGIAGNGTTWPLAQELADSGLGRVNAHVKVEIEASRDGHVSWQKHVIEFDRTGYGLRYGDYYGGA